The Flavobacterium psychrotrophum region ACCGCGGTGCATTAAAAGGACATTTCCCTGTAAGAAAAGGGGCAAAAAGGGCAGCTAAGTTATCAGGATTTTTCACTCGGGTGGCCCTTAATGGCTGCGCCACCCCCACAAGGGGGGACTTATACCCCCCCGAGTGAAAAATCCTGCTGGCCACTTGCTTTCTTTTTTCCCCTTTTTTCTTTTGGAAAATGTTTATGGGTGGGATTTGTGAAGAAATCGTATTGGATTGTACAACTTAAATACAAGCGTATGGAAATTACTGGAAGGCTGACACGCGACGCAACAGTGCGGGCGGTTGGCGAAAAGGAGGTGGTAAATTTCTCGGTAGCGGTAAACAATACCTACCGGGATAAAAGCGGGGAACGAAAAACCGACACGGAATACTTTAACTGTTCCTATTGGATAAGCCCGAAGGTAGCGCAATTCCTTACCAAAGGCAGTGTGGTGCAGGTATCGGGATGGCTGAAGGGTCGTGCCTATACAACCAGTGATGGGCAACCCAAAACATCATTGGATTTACGGACAGACCGTATCATTTTCCACGGTAGTGGGCAGCCACGTGGGCAGCAGGATACAGCAGGCATAACCGTAAACGAAGCGGAAGTGATAACACAAGGCGAAGAACACGATGACCTGCCTTTTTAATACAACTAAGCTATGGAAACACCATTTAAAACCTATACCGCCCTGCTGTGCCACGATAAGGGCAAAGTAAAAATAAAAACGGTAGCCCAAAACCCGGGGCAGGCGGTAGCAATTATTGCAGCAGCCGAAGGCTGCCCACCACAGGCGGTGGTACTTATCTGACATTATAAACTATTAAAAAACTGAAATCATGGGACATAATCTTAATTTCAACGTGCAGACAGGGGAATACTCATTCTTCAGCGTGCAGCAAAAGGCATGGCACGGGCTTGGGCAAATCGTAAGCGACTACCCCACAAGCGCAGAAGCGATTGCATTTGCAGGGCTTGATTACGAAATCGCCAAAGCCCCCAACACCCACAATTTGCCGAGCGGCAACAGCATCCAGTCCAAAAGCAGCTTCTTTACCTACCGTACCGATAACGAGGCGGTACTCGGGGTTGCTGTGGGCAAGGACTACCATATCGTACAGAACCGTGAGGCATTCGCCTTTTTTGATGCCATTGTAGGCGGCGGGGATGCTGTCCTGTATGAAACCGCAGGGGCACTCGGGCAAGGGGAACGCATCTTTATAACCGCGAAACTGCCCGGCTATATCCGTGTGGGCAGTGGGGACGATATTACCGAAAAGTACATTTTCCTGACCACGGCACACGATGGCTCGGGGAGCATAACCGCTGCCTTTACCCCCATACGTGTAGTGTGCCAAAACACCCTGAACGCAGCACTCAAAGGCATGGCTAATGTGGTGCGCATCAAACATACCGCAGGGGCAAAGCAGCGATTGGAGGATGCCCACAAAGTAATGGGGCTTGCCGATAGCCTCAGCACACAACTGGAAGGGATATTCAACAACTGGGCGAATATTAAGGTAAGCGATGCGCAAGTACGCAAACTCATCGAACTGGCATTATGCCCGAACAAGGAAACTTTTGACCTGCTCAAAAAAGGGGCGCAGGACGAACTCTCTACCCTTTTTAAAAACACGGTGGACAGTGCGTTTTCCTATGCCATGATGAGCGACACCCAACAAACAGCAACTACCAAAGGTACGTTGTTCGGGGCGTATAATGCCGTAACGGGTTACTACCAAAATGTACGAAGCTACAAAGATGGGGAAGCCAAATTGCAATCCCTCATACTGGGAGGTACAGCACAGGGCAAGGCACAGGCAGCCTTTAACCTGTGCGGGGAATTTGCACAGGTCGGGGCTGATATTTTTAAATTCAATTAAATAAAAGGGCGGTTGCCTACGGGCAACTGCCATAAAAAAAATACTATGGCAAACTGGTGCAGCAACAGGGTAGCCTTTACCGGGAACGGTAATGCCCTACAGCAACTACACAAATTATTCCTGTCCATGCAGGAAAGGGAAGAAACGACAGGGAATGGTCAACTTCCTGATTTTATTGACACCGAGAACAGGTACTTCTTTAACCTGTACTACAACGAAGGCGATGTAGGGATTTTTGAATACGAAACACGTTGGTCGCCCAATACCGAAGTAATCAGGCTTATTGCAGACCGCTACGGGCTTGGCGTGCGCCATGAGTATGAGGAAGCAGGTAATTGCATTTATGGGGTAACCGAGTACCGAAATGGACAGGAAACCGAAACCGACCTCGACTGGGCAGATTTTGACCGCTATGAATACCATGAGGATGAAGGGGTGTATTATTTCGAGGGCGAAACCTACGAAAGTGACTATGAGATTTTGGAAATCTTATTACAACGAAAGCTACAAACGCAAAACGCATCGTGATGAAAGCACTGGAAAAATTAAACAATGTAGAAAAAGGCAGGCTGCTCGCAGGGTGGTTCCCTGAACTATTGCCTGAACTCGTGGATACCATAAAAGGGACGCAGCAGTATTTGGCAACCCATGAAACAGAAGTACGGGAGCAATGGGACAACGGCTTCTTTAAGCCGAACTTTTGGCTACGGCTTGCTGCTGATGTAGGCAGGGCTATTGATACAAATGGCAAAAAACTGGCGAAAAGCCCACGCCTTTTTGCCGATGAACTCTTTGATGGATACAATGCGCTCTTTACAATTGACTGCATTGACAAATACAAATTTGCCGTGCAAAACGTGAAATTTACCCAAGCGGTACGCCTGCTCTTTGACAGGGGATAATAACTACCCCCTGCCTTTTGGCAGGGGCATAAAACATACAGCTATGGAAGCTAATTTTTTTAAGCAGCTTGCGGGAATTGACTTTGCAGGCAGTGTACAGATAACCATTGCCCACGGTATTCAGGGCAGCCTAATTGTATCGGTACTGGTACGGAATGAGGGATGCAGCGACAGCGCAAAAAATCTTATACGCCCCATGAACCTGCGGGGTACAGCGGAGGATATTGACGAAAAATTCTTTGAATATATTGCCGCACCCCTTGAAGCCGCTTCAACGCTGATGGTCGAAATGCAGGGTTATATGCAGCATCTTGACACTGTGAAAAAACAGTCGGCAATGGAAAAGGAAAAAGGCGACAAAGAAAAAAAGGAAGCCGATACGAAGGAAAAGAAATACAGGGAAGCCATCGAAAGGTCGCAAACCCTTGAAGGCGAAGGTAAGTTCCGTGATGCCTATTCTAAAGTACCTAACCCGCAGGACTACCCTGAACATGCTTTGGAAATCAAAGAACGAAGGTCTGCCCTTTCAGCACGTTTTGACGAGGGCGGCCTATTCGATAGCGGCAAAACGGAGAACACATAACTTAAAAACGCATCACTATGTTACTGGCAACACCATTAGAACGGGTATTCATACTCAAAGAAAACGGGCAGGACATTCTCCTCCCTGACCCTGAACCGGCATGGGCAGCAGAGCGTGTCCTGAATTTCTATTCAGCGACCTACCCCATACTGACCACGGCAAAGATAACCGCACCCGAAATTAAAGATGATACGGTACAGTATCGTTTTGAAAGCGTCATGGGTACAAAAGGATAACGATAACAGATAATACTATGGACTATGCAATCGCACATTATAACAAAGGCAGCCACGCCCGAAGAAAAACAGCAGGCAGCCCTGCACAAGAACCTCGGGGAGTTTTTGGTTTTTATGAAACGTCCCAAAGATGCGCAGCAACAACTGCGGGATACCCTCCAACCTGTCCCGGTAGCGCAGCTGCCGATGGTTTTCTAAGGGCGGTGTTTCCTGCTACCCTGAAAGAAAATAAAACGATGCGGGACAGCAGGGAAATAGCCCGTATTGGCAAAGGGTTCTGTACATCACTTGCGCAGCTTACAGCCCATTATGGGATTGCCCTGCCCTTATCCGAACCATTCCATTACCCTGAAACCATTACGACACTCCTGCCCCTCTTACAGGAAACCCTTAAAGGGGAAGTTAAGGATTTTTACAGCCTGCGTTTGGTACAGGCCAAACCTATCGCTTTCCTTGTAAGTGAAGAACGGCACAGCACCGGACAGTCGCTCTACTATATCCCTGTAGTACCGATTTATAAAATGCTGCGAAGCAAAAGACATAAAAAGGCAGGGATATTACTCCTATCGGTATGCTCATGGCTTTACCGCATTGTGGACGTACCCTATTACAGGCAGGAAAACGCCTATCTCTATTACCAGTATGATATGATTAAAGACTGGGTGGAGCAGGATACCGATAATGAATATGAAGGGGGAGAAAAACAGGACTTATACACCGCAATAACGATTGGCGACCATATAGAAAAGAAGTTGAGCAATGCTGCCAACCTTGAACAATTTACCTGCCGGCTAAATAGTTTCAGGGCAATGGACGATGTAGACCAGGAATGTTTTGTTGTCGCCACCCAGGCGCATGCCCTGTTTTCCCAATACCCCAACGAAAGCATCTTCCGCAATACGCCTTTCAGGGAAGAATCAGAAGATGATTATTATGACAATGAAACGATTAGCATGGACAAATACATAAGCTTCTCTGCCGATACCAAAGGATGGCTTTTTGACACCGTTGCCGACACCGTAAACAATGAGTTTAACGAATGTGGCGAGATAGAAGAACCAACCTTAGTAAAGTGCTTCAACGGTACTCCCACAACAGGTTCGTTCGATTTTGAACGCAGGGTATTTAACCTTATGGACAGGCTTTGCGATATACTCTACAACTATAAAATGCAATGACTATGGAAACCCTAACCGATATTACCGGAAACTTTACACAGCACTATTTGCCAAAATGTGCGCTTGTTTTCTACGAAACCGACACCGAGGAAAAACAGTGTTATGTAGAATACTACGATATGGACGCTACGGGGCAACCCCGTAACGCACACCCCCTTTCGGTTTTGGAAACGGAAAGGCTTCACGCCTGCCTCGAAACGCAAGCCCGCGCCAAACAGGCATTTTTAAAGCCCGATGGGCTATTGTCCCAAAATGTCCTGCACATTGACCCCAGTGGGGGAAGTGTGATGTGGTACACAAAAGCCCGGATACGCCCGATGTTTTTTATCCCCAAACTCGGCATCCCCAACGGCAAAGCACACACCCCTGCCCTGCTTTGGAAGGCAAGCCGTGAAGGGGTAGCACTATACGGGCTGTCTTCCGACAGAGTGCCAAACATAAATACACCTCTCTACCACGCCCCATTTTTCAATATTTATAAAGGTGGCAGGGTGTGTATGGGTACAGTAGATGTGGCCATAAAATCCTCAGCTTCGCTTGAAGAGTTCATCGAAGCGTGGGAAAACTGTTTTTTTAACAGCTATTTCAGCCACCTTTTGGACAGCTACAATCCTGTAAAAGGAAACTGTGTAAGCCTGTGGAAAAGGCTTATACAATCAGGGGATGCTTTCCCGAAATCAGAACTGGTACGAAACAAAATGACACTTAAAAACCTATTGCCATGAAAGCGGAAAAAACAAGGGTACATTTTACCCACCAAAGCCTTATCAATCCCTACAACCCCGTTAGCGTGAACCTCATCGGTGCAGGGGGTACAGGCTCAAAAGTGCTTACCGCACTCCTTGAAATGAACCACAGCCTTATCGCTCTTGGGCATCCGGGTTTGCAGGTGCGGCTGTGGGACGATGATATCATATCCGAAGCCAACCTTGGGCGGCAACGTTTTGCCGCCTGCGAGGTCGGGATGTTTAAATCCGTAGCACTCATCAACCGTATCAACCGGTTTGCAGGCACAGCGTGGAAAGCCGAAACCGTGAAATTTGAACGGGACAAAAACCAAAGGCTCCCTGAAAATACGGATGCCACGTTATACCTCTCGTGCGTGGACAGTGTGGCAGCACGTTTTGAAATTGCAGCGATACTTAAAGGAAATACGGCACGCAGCTACAATCAGCCGCTATACTGGATGGATTTCGGGAACAGCCATAAAACAGGGCAGGTCATACTCTCCACAATAGGAAAACTACAGCAGCCTGACTCAAAAAAACACGAGCCGGTTCGTTACCTCCCTTTTGTGACCGATGAATTCCGTGATGTTTTACAGCAATCAGAAACAAATGACGACACACCAAGCTGCTCCCTTGCAGAAGCCCTGCTGAAACAGGACTTGTACATCAATGCTGCCCTTGCACAACTCGGATGCAGCCTTTTATGGAATCTCTTCAGGGAAGGCATGACCCCCTACCGTGGCTTTTTCCTGAACATAGCGGATTTCAGGACGCAACCGTTACAAGTATGACCACACTACCTATCAGGTGGCAGTGTATTTAGACCACAGGGATATAAAGCCTTTTCATAAAAACATGACCTTTGGCAAATAATCATCTATAATAGTATCTTTAAGCCCAGTAAGTAACTAATATAGCACTATGCAGTTTTTAAAACCAAACAATATTTCGGGCGAGATTATGAACCTCTTTGACGAAGCTAAGGAAAAGGTAGTCATTGTTTCCCCTTACTGTAAATTTGACAAATGGTTTAAGCTCGTAGCAAAGATTAAAAAGCTCCGCGAACGTAATATCGAAGTCGAATTCTACATCCGCGATAACGAAAAGGAAGCATACGACCAGGTTATGGAACTGGGCATTACGCCCATAACGGTCGCAAACCTGCACGCCAAGCTTTATTTTAATGAAAATAAAGCCATTGTTACTTCCATGAACCTACTTTTAAGTTCAGAAATAAATTCAATAGACATCGGCTACTTAACCGAAAGCCACAAAGAGTACAACGAAATTACCGACTTTTATGCAACCTACCTTAAAAAACAGGATAGCCCACTATCAAATGATTTTTACACTGACTGGCGCGAACTTCTCAATACACAGCTTGCCTCCCGGTTTTCAAGGGTAAGGATTTACGAAAATGAAGGGGTAATTCAGGTAAAAACATCTTCAAATACGTACGAAATATTTGTATGGAATAACAACAGGCGAAATATCCTGCGTATTTGCGGCATCGTGTCGGGAAAGGAATTCGAGTATGCGAATACCATAAAAAATACGCTCGGCACCGATATCTTTAGCGTTGAACTGCAACCAGCAACACAAGGTTACAATACCATTTGGGCGACTTCAAAAAAGGAATTGCGCTCAGTAACTATTAATTTTCTTGAGAACCATGACACACAGATAGTTGTCAATACCATAGTTGAATTTATAATTAAAGTTGAGGATATTAAAGAATACTGTTACCTCAACAGAAAAACACTATAAGCCTTTAAATACATCATACAATACCGACAGTACTATGGGAACGATAATGCTCGCCAGTACCCATTTCATGGCGTTTCTTTTTTTTATAGTTGTGCTGAAATGGTGTGGCCCTGTCTGTAGTTCCACGGCAGGCCATAAAGAATCAATATAGCTGCTAAGCTTAAAAGCTAAAACGAAGGAAGTAGCTGGTCCCAAGAAAACAAGCATCTCCCCGAGCCACTGATTGCCCACATGAAAAAATGTTTTAGACCCAAGCCTGAAGTATTCAATATTAAAAGCAACCAACAGGGACAAAATGAAGAATCCTTTGTAATAACTGTTGACTTTGAGCTGGCTTTCCGACCCTTTAACAAGGGCAGTCAAACGGCTTAAAATCCCATTAACCCATGTCGAATCTTCACCGCTGACCATAATAAAATTTTCCGAATTTTCATTCTTAACGGAATGTACAATCTGTATTTCAATACTCCTGGAATTGTCCAAGGTATAAAACCGCATTGCTACCTTGTGGATATTATGGTTGCCGACAACCTCAGTATCCTTGAAAATTACGCTCGATGCACTTTCAAAAGAAGTGTCACCGCTGGCATCAACACTATACATGAGGTAATAAGAAATATCACGGGCTGACGATGCCTGTACCTCCAAGTCAATTACCTCCGACAGCGCAGTAATAGTTGTGTTTGTTATCCTTTTAAAACTGAAGACAACCTTCCTTTTTTCTCGTATTAATGGGTTCATTGAATGATCATTTTAACAAATGTAAACAAAGTCCTGTTCTGAAATATGTAGTGTCACCCTTTTAATTAGTATGTTATCCCGAAACTACACTTTAGCTTATCTTTACTTTGCGTAAGTTTTATCACTATTTTTGAAATAGCATTCAAAATTTTACAGCGTACAGATACTTGCAGTTAACTCCTAATAGTAAAATTCCTACTGCCATTATTTTTTGCAATATTTAAAGTTAAATTCCTCCTCATTACCATGGGCAATTTTACAGAGGCAGCATTACGGGATTATCTCGCCGCGCAACTAAACATAATCGAATTTGGGCTAACCCTCCTTGAAAAAGAACATTATCTCCGGAATGTTTCCGGAGCAAACGGCTATATAGATATACTGGCAAAAGACCTCCTTAATAATTATGTTGTAATTGAGATTAAACGCAGCCAGCAGTCTTCAAGGCAGGCAATTCAGGAGCTTCTAAAATACATTGCCTTACTCAAACAGAATTATCACGCCAGGGATAGTGAAATCAGGTGTATTATAATTTCAACACACTGGGACGAATTGTTAGTACCATTCTCTGAACTACATTATCAAACTACACTTGATATTAAGGGACTAAAACTAAAAGTAGACGAATCCTTTAACGCCTTGAGCTGCTGTAAGCTCCCCCAAAAATAGTACAGTTTAAAAGTAGAATTTTTATTAACTTTAAACTGTAATTATGAAGACTAGTAAATTTAATCCCACCCAGATCGCCAAGATCCTCAAAGAGTTTGAATCGGGCAAAGATGTTGATACCATAAGCCGTGAGCATGGAGTCAGCAAAGCTACTTTTTATAAATGGCGGCAGCGTTATGGCGGTATGGAAGCCAGCGAACTTAAGCGGTTAAAAGCCCTTGAAGAGGAAAATGCCAAGCTTAAGCGTATGTATGCCGACCTTGCCCTTGAACTGGACATGGCAAAATATATCATCGAAAAAAAGCTTTAAAGCCTTGCCATAAAAGAACCATTGTAACCGACCTGGCTTGTGTTTACCCTAACGGCAAAAGCAAGGCTTGCCGTCTCTTACAGACCAGCCGGAGCAGTTTATCGTACCTCTCGGTAAAAAATGATACAGGTCTTATTGAACGCCTTGAAGGCTTTGCAAAAGACCATCCCCGCGAAGGCTTTTGGAAGTGCTATTACCGCCTGCGCAATGGTGGTGATAAGGTAAACCATAAACGCCTGCACAGGGTGTATAAGCAACTTGGGCTTCCGTTACGCAGGAAGGTAAAGAAACGCCTGCCTGCAAGGGTTAAGGAAGCTATAGTTATACCTGAGAGCTTTACCCACACCTGGAGCATCGACTTTATGAGCGACAGCCTGATGGGCGGCAGGAAGTTCCGCAGCTTTAATGTAATTGATGACTATAACAGGGAAGTTTTGTTTATTGAGACAGATTATTCTTTGAAGAGCAGCCGCATAATATGGGTTTTAAAACACCTCACAAACCGGCATGGCAAGCCAAAACGGATACGAATGGACAACGGGCCGGAATTTGTTGCTAAATTGGCTCAGGAATGGAGTGCTATAATGGATATTGAGTTTAAGTATACCCAGCCTGGGAAACCTACACAGAACGCCCTTATAGAACGCTTCAATAAAACCTACAGGGAGCATGTGCTGGATGCACATCTTTTTGAGAGTATCGATGAGGTAAGGGATATCAGCCACCAATGGGTGGAGGACTATAACAACCACCGGCCTCATGATGCCCTGGGGGGAATCAGCCCGAGCGCCTATAGAATAAAAAACAATACAGTTGATGGGCTTCGTTCCGCTACGGCTACGCCTTCACTACACTCAGCCCATCAACTGTTAGAAACATAAGATTGGAAATAACAGTATTTTTTATACTTTTAAATCGTACTAAAAAAGGGAAGCCTACACATTACCTAAGATATAATCAACCAGCCGCTGCGCAGTGATGAATTGGCCACTTAATATAACCTCTGCTTTAAACTGTAAAATCTTATTGGTTAACGTATCAAGGTAGAAATTTAACGTCCTTGCATCTTCCTTATTACCAATTGCCCTACAGGCTTCCTGGTCCCATCTCCTTACATCCCACTTCTGCTTAGTGGATGTTTCCTTTGCAATTCCATCTACGGTAATCCTTAGCTGGATAATCCTTTGTAAGGATTCATTTTTTGGCTTCTTTAGAAAGAAAGTCAATCTAAAACTGTTCTCTAACATAATTCAACTTTTTAATTAAACATAAAGGTCGAATTATAATGTTTTCAAATCAAGTCGTTAAGCAGCTTTACATGTTGAAAATCAAATTGTTACATCAATTTCTGTGGCACTTTTTTTAAGAAAAGTAAAGTGCCACACTTTTGCCATGGTATAAATGCCATCTTTTACAAATTTTGCCATAGCAAAGCCAAACAAAAAATCCTGAAAAACAGCCGTTTCTCAGGATTTACACCTTTTTTAAGGAAGTAAGATGCTCTAAATAGAGCTTCTGGTGACCCCATCGGGGTCGAACTTCCCTATAAAAGCCTTGTAAATCCTGGCTTTTTCAACATGTCAATTTCAAAAGTGCCACAAAAGTGCCATTAAAATGCAAAAGGCCTATTTTACTGGTGCTTCCACCGTAAAATAAGCCCCTGTGACTTCATCGGGATTCGAACCCAAATCTTCAGAACCGGAATCTGAAATTCTATCCATTGAACTATGAAGCCAATTTTTGTTTCAGGTTTCAGGTTTAAAGTTACTTACTCAATCGAAAAACTGTACGATACAAATCTCGAACTTTCAAAAACTTTAAACCTGAAACTTTAAACTAAGCCAGACTCTTCTTAACAAGTGTAGATATGGTTTTACCATCGGCGCTGCCTGCAAGTTCTTTGCTGGCTATGCCCATAACTTTACCCATATCGGCCATGCCGCTAAAGTTATTCTCAGCAATGATTTTCCTGATAACCGCCTCAACTTCCTCTTCAGAAAGCTGTGCCGGAAGGAACTTTTCTATCACGGCAGCCTGTGCAATTTCCGGGTCAGCCAGGTCCTGCCTGTTTTGTTGTATGTATATAGCAGCACTGTCTTTACGCTGTTTTACAAGCCTTTGAAGCAGTTTTATTTCTTCTTCCTCAGATATTTCTTCTTTCGCTCCACTTTCTGTCTGTGCCAGTAGTATTGCTGATTTAATAGCCCTTAATGACTCCAGGGCAACGGTATCTTTTTCTTTCATGGCTGTTTTCATAGCATCCATGATCTGTGTTTGCAAACTCATAAGCAGTGATTTAAAATGTGGCACGAAGATAAAAAAAATAACCCGAAAATATCATGATATTTTCGGGTTAAGGTTCACATTTGGATTAGTTAATCTACGTTATCATGCAGGAAAGAATTGTTCGACCTTAATTGCAGGTCGTTATTGCTATCCGTCCCTAATGAAAGGCGCGATTTACTGTTATCAGTACGTGAGTCATGCAGGTCTATCCCCATCCTTTTGTAGGCAGGCTCCTTTTCATACTCATCAATTTTTGCTGAATTGTTGTGGAATTTATAGTTAAACTCCTTCATTTTCCTTCTACGCTCTTCAGCCCTCATCCTTAGCGTTTCCTCAATGGTAAGCTCTACCGGAGAAGCCTCATCTACCATAGGTGTAAACCTTGCCGGTTGCGGTACTGCTTGTGGCTGCTCCATACGTGGCTGCTGTACTACAGGCTCCTCTGCCTTAGGTGTAACCGGTGCAGCAGGCGTTGCCGGTGCAAGAGTATCCCTAAAGGTAAAGTTAAGCGCTTCTTCTATAGGCTCAGGCATTTTAGCCGCAGGCTTAGAGTTAAGCAGTTCATTCTCTTTTTCAAGGTAATCTTCAAGAGAGTAACGTATAACGCCTGTTTCATTAAGCTCTGTAACCGGTACTACCTGTACAGGCTCTTTAACTGTAATGTCGCGCATTTCGTCATTAAGCGTAAACAGCAATTTCTCTTCGCTGCGTGCATTATCTGCCGAAAGGTCAAAAGAAAATGCAAACTGCTCCTCTTTTTTCTCTACAATTACAAACTCAGGATCTATAACTACGATATCCCTTATATCTTTTACCACAGGGGCAACATAAGTAACAGGGGCAAGCGTTTCTATTACCGGGGCTACGATCTCAAAAAACACGTCAAGG contains the following coding sequences:
- a CDS encoding single-stranded DNA-binding protein; amino-acid sequence: MEITGRLTRDATVRAVGEKEVVNFSVAVNNTYRDKSGERKTDTEYFNCSYWISPKVAQFLTKGSVVQVSGWLKGRAYTTSDGQPKTSLDLRTDRIIFHGSGQPRGQQDTAGITVNEAEVITQGEEHDDLPF
- a CDS encoding DUF932 domain-containing protein, whose translation is MGHNLNFNVQTGEYSFFSVQQKAWHGLGQIVSDYPTSAEAIAFAGLDYEIAKAPNTHNLPSGNSIQSKSSFFTYRTDNEAVLGVAVGKDYHIVQNREAFAFFDAIVGGGDAVLYETAGALGQGERIFITAKLPGYIRVGSGDDITEKYIFLTTAHDGSGSITAAFTPIRVVCQNTLNAALKGMANVVRIKHTAGAKQRLEDAHKVMGLADSLSTQLEGIFNNWANIKVSDAQVRKLIELALCPNKETFDLLKKGAQDELSTLFKNTVDSAFSYAMMSDTQQTATTKGTLFGAYNAVTGYYQNVRSYKDGEAKLQSLILGGTAQGKAQAAFNLCGEFAQVGADIFKFN
- a CDS encoding prtrc system protein e; this encodes MEANFFKQLAGIDFAGSVQITIAHGIQGSLIVSVLVRNEGCSDSAKNLIRPMNLRGTAEDIDEKFFEYIAAPLEAASTLMVEMQGYMQHLDTVKKQSAMEKEKGDKEKKEADTKEKKYREAIERSQTLEGEGKFRDAYSKVPNPQDYPEHALEIKERRSALSARFDEGGLFDSGKTENT
- a CDS encoding PRTRC system protein C produces the protein MLLATPLERVFILKENGQDILLPDPEPAWAAERVLNFYSATYPILTTAKITAPEIKDDTVQYRFESVMGTKG
- a CDS encoding PRTRC system protein B; its protein translation is METLTDITGNFTQHYLPKCALVFYETDTEEKQCYVEYYDMDATGQPRNAHPLSVLETERLHACLETQARAKQAFLKPDGLLSQNVLHIDPSGGSVMWYTKARIRPMFFIPKLGIPNGKAHTPALLWKASREGVALYGLSSDRVPNINTPLYHAPFFNIYKGGRVCMGTVDVAIKSSASLEEFIEAWENCFFNSYFSHLLDSYNPVKGNCVSLWKRLIQSGDAFPKSELVRNKMTLKNLLP
- a CDS encoding PRTRC system ThiF family protein, with the protein product MKAEKTRVHFTHQSLINPYNPVSVNLIGAGGTGSKVLTALLEMNHSLIALGHPGLQVRLWDDDIISEANLGRQRFAACEVGMFKSVALINRINRFAGTAWKAETVKFERDKNQRLPENTDATLYLSCVDSVAARFEIAAILKGNTARSYNQPLYWMDFGNSHKTGQVILSTIGKLQQPDSKKHEPVRYLPFVTDEFRDVLQQSETNDDTPSCSLAEALLKQDLYINAALAQLGCSLLWNLFREGMTPYRGFFLNIADFRTQPLQV
- a CDS encoding endonuclease NucS domain-containing protein; this translates as MGNFTEAALRDYLAAQLNIIEFGLTLLEKEHYLRNVSGANGYIDILAKDLLNNYVVIEIKRSQQSSRQAIQELLKYIALLKQNYHARDSEIRCIIISTHWDELLVPFSELHYQTTLDIKGLKLKVDESFNALSCCKLPQK
- a CDS encoding IS3 family transposase (programmed frameshift), producing the protein MKTSKFNPTQIAKILKEFESGKDVDTISREHGVSKATFYKWRQRYGGMEASELKRLKALEEENAKLKRMYADLALELDMAKYIIEKKPLKPCHKRTIVTDLACVYPNGKSKACRLLQTSRSSLSYLSVKNDTGLIERLEGFAKDHPREGFWKCYYRLRNGGDKVNHKRLHRVYKQLGLPLRRKVKKRLPARVKEAIVIPESFTHTWSIDFMSDSLMGGRKFRSFNVIDDYNREVLFIETDYSLKSSRIIWVLKHLTNRHGKPKRIRMDNGPEFVAKLAQEWSAIMDIEFKYTQPGKPTQNALIERFNKTYREHVLDAHLFESIDEVRDISHQWVEDYNNHRPHDALGGISPSAYRIKNNTVDGLRSATATPSLHSAHQLLET
- a CDS encoding GatB/YqeY domain-containing protein; the encoded protein is MSLQTQIMDAMKTAMKEKDTVALESLRAIKSAILLAQTESGAKEEISEEEEIKLLQRLVKQRKDSAAIYIQQNRQDLADPEIAQAAVIEKFLPAQLSEEEVEAVIRKIIAENNFSGMADMGKVMGIASKELAGSADGKTISTLVKKSLA